In Citrus sinensis cultivar Valencia sweet orange chromosome 3, DVS_A1.0, whole genome shotgun sequence, the sequence GCTGAATGCTAGGGGTCATAAAGGGAAAAGAATTGAATGTTTGTATATATTTAGACAGATTGTAGCTCTGGTGGACTACCATCACACCCAAGGAGTTACCTTCCTCGAATTAAAGCCATCTTCTTTCAAATTGTTGCAATCAAATCAGGTTAAGTACATTGGACCAATCATCCAGAAAGAAACTTTAGAGAGTGCTTCCTTAGATATTCCTCATTCGGAGAATTATAGGCTTCGTAGAAGGTCAGCTGAGGAGGAAATGTTCACCACTGGTATTGCAAGTGCAAAGAAGCAAAAGTTCAAccataatatgaatttttcaagATGGTGGTCTCTCTTTCCTTCAAAATATGGCAACAAAATTGAAACAGCAAATGAGAGTGACATCAATGAAGTTAGTATACCACATTCTCATAATGATACAAATGAACATCACACAAATGCAGGATTTGGGACTTACAGCAAGTCCAGCAGCCCACTGGTATCTAATACTGCACAACAGCAGTCAACTTCTGTCAGTGAGCAGTTGGAAGAGAAATGGTATGCAAGTCCCGAGGAACTCAGCGGAGGGGTTTGCACCACCTCTTCAAATATCTATAGCCTTGGTGTTCTTTTCTTTGAGGTATGAAGATAGATTATTCCAGCTTCACAATTGTCATTTCACTGTTAGTTTgcatatttcattttcttattaacaAATTGAGGCTTGCTATTTGCAAGTTTCCAGTAATGTATTAAACATTGTCTGTCCAAGTGATATCATATGTAAATGCATGTAAATGCAATCATGTTTTGTTTATATGCAGAATTTCCGCTTCcatattagtattatttatgaaaagcATTTCCGCAGAATGTGTTATTACCTTTTGAGAATATATAGacccatatttttttctttttggcatgATCTATTTGTTGTctgtcttcttctttttttatttttattttttttatgtaaaacaaataatgtCCGCTGTTATGTGATTAATCTGGGTTTCTTTTCAGTTATTCGGTCGTTTTGATTCTGAAAGAGCACTTGCTGCTGCAATGTCAGATCTGCGCGATAGGATTCTTCCTCCAAGTTTTCTCTCAGAAAATCCCAAGGAAGCTGGATTTTGTTTGTGGCAACTTCATCCTGAACCACTATCACGCCCAACAACCAGGTGATTTGCAGTATtgtagttcttttttttttttttttgggtgggggggggggggggggggggggggtgtctATCATTACACAAAGGGGCTTCAAGAACATGATATGCTAAGGCGGCTATCCTCTTATCCAATGATAATGTTATAGAACTTATGAGAGAGGATTAAGTGTAAATTCTTTCTTAAACATATAGGATATCACTATCTACAGAAAAAGCGTATTGACTACCAGGGACGTAAATTAAAGGTGATGGTGAGCTTCTTTTCATAAGCATCTATGGATTGTGACATGCACTGTTGTGGATAACAGAATGTTGACTTGTGCATAGAAAAACTTAACCTGACATTAAAActagtttttatatttgaaggcTTCTTTAGGGTAGAAATTCTGGATATCTGCATGTTGAATTTTGCTATTAGCTTTTTTGGATGGGAAATTTGTTATAAATAGTGTATATTGAATCTTTTTTTACGATGCCAGCAGTGATGATAAGCATTCTAAGATTGTGGTTATTTGTGTTATAACAGGGAAATCCTGCAGTCTGAAGTAACTAATGAATTTCAGGAGGTGTGTGCAGAAGAACTGCTGTCATCCATTGATCAGGATGATTCTGAATCAGAACTATTATTGCATTTCCTCATCTCATTGGAAGAGGAAAAGCAAAATCAAGCCTCTAAGTTGGTGGGGGAGATTCGGTCCTTAGAAGCAGATATTAAAGAGGTTGAGAGAAGgcattatttgaaaaaaccTTTGGTGGATCCTTCCTTGCAAAACGAGTCTGCCCCTTCAAGGGAAAACAGGTATTTTAACGAACAACTTTCAAGTTCCGAGGCTCAGCTGTCACCCATTTCTGATGCAAATGAAATGAGGTTGATGAGGAATTTAAATCAGCTTGAAAGGGCTTACTTCTCCATGAGATCGCAAATCCAGctttctgattctgattccaCAACACGCGCTGACAATGATTTACTGAGAGATCgtgaaaatttgtttttagcACAACAGGATCAGGAAATACAGAATCCCACCGATCGTCTAGGAGCCTTCTTTGATGGTTTATGCAAGTATGCTCGCTATAGTAAGTTTGAAGTGCAGGGTATGCTGAGAACTGGGGAATTCAATAACTCTGCCAACGTAATTTGCTCAATTAGTTTTGACCGGGATGAAGATCATTTTGCTGCTGCTGGAgtatcaaagaaaataaagatatttgaGTTTAATGCACTGTTTAATGACTCCGTTGATGTTTATTATCCGGCAGTAGAAATGTCTAACAGATCAAAGCTTAGCTGCGTATGCTGGAACAATTATATTAAGAACTATCTGGCTTCAGCTGACTATGATGGTGTGGTCAAGGTTTGTATGTCCTGTAGGCTAGCAACTTATTGCTttagaaagaaatttttttttactttgtagttattatttcttttatttttgtgtgcATGTAATCACACTGCTGTGTTTTGCTGTACATTTCATGACTTCTAACCCTTTTATTGCTCTTATTGTAATAAAGTAATCTCCTGTATTATTTATGCATGATTTGCTCGGATGTATTTCAGTTATGGGATGCATGCACTGGTCAAACAGTTTCCCATTACATTGAGCATGAAAAGAGGGCTTGGTCTGTTGATTTCTCTCAAGTGCATCCAACAAAGTTAGCCAGTGGAAGTGACGATTGTTCAGTTAAGCTGTGGAACATTAATGAggtattttttctcttttactaTTCCTAAAATTGTCCTCTTGTATATCAAATCTTggaatgttaatttttttttttccataatgaATTATTgacactctctctctctctctctctctctctctctctctcgtgTGGATAGCATAAGATTTCCTTACTGACAAACATCAATATATTGGATCCTCAGTGTCTTCcacttgaataaataatttattgcaaGAGCATTATATTTATGGTTCTTATCTGAAATTGTGAATAGATCATGGTAAATTGGTAATCCTTGTATTTCTACTATTTAAATGAGCAATGGCTATGTAGAGTAGAGAGCTACTAATCATTCGGGTGGGTCATCCACATCTGAGGCAATTGAATGTCGATATGGAGCATGGCCCTATAAAGatatgttgcattatgttgcCATCATCTTTCTTGCTTATAAGATTCAAAGCTTTATGCTTTTAGTTCTTGCTACAGCATCAAGCTTCCagagtgttttattttttgttcttgaaatgcttattctttctttatttggCAGAAAAACAGTTTAGCTACAATCAAGAACATTGCAAATGTCTGCTGTGTCCAGTTCTCTGCTCACTCATCTCATTTGCTGGCCTTTGGTTCTGCGGATTACAGAACATATTGCTATGATCTTCGGAATGCCAGAGCTCCCTGGTGTGTATTGGCTGGCCATGAAAAAGCTGTGAGCTATGTCAAATTCTTGGATTCTGGAACTCTTGTTACTGCATCCACcgataataaattgaagcttTGGGATCTCAAAAGAACCAGTCACACTGGGCCATCTACCAATGCTTGCTCCTTAACCTTTAGTGGGCATACCAACGAGAAGGTTGGCATTTGCAGATTAGAACataatttgtttccttttaCTATATTTAATCTGTCTGATTGTTGGCTCCTATTGGTTTGTTTTGACTTCACAACTTTGTCCTTCAGAACTTCGTGGGGTTGTCTACTGCTGATGGTTATATAGCATGTGGTTCAGAATCGAATGAGGTACAACATAAAGCATTCTTTTTTACATTGTTTTATTCCATCATTAAGTGTGAAACAATTATTCGTTTGAGGGAGTTTCTTTCATCCTTTATGCCTCATCCAAATTTTTTGCCAACAACATAACCGATGGACGATTGGGAACATGTTTGTGCTGTCTCAGGTTTATGCGTACCATAGGTCTCTGCCCATGCCAATCACTTCCTACAAGTTTGGCTCCATTGACCCTATTTCCGGTAAAGAGACTGACGATGACAACGGTCTGTTTGTTTCAAGTGTCTGTTGGAGACGGAGATCAGACATGGTTGTTGCTGCCAATTCAAGTGGGTGTATAAAAGTGCTGCAAATGGTTTAATTTGTGTTGAGCCTCCGAAACAGATAAAAGAATAGCTGTCTTCTGGCTTCTGGCAACTTGAGCTCTTGTCTTTCCTTCAGCTGAATCAAAGAAGTTTGGGCACCAAAACCCCAAGTGTCCAGAGATATGTTTGGTTTGGGCAATGTATTTGAGATGGAAATTCTCAAGTCAGAGCGACTCAGTATGCAGCATTTAGCATTTGCCTGGGAATGTCCTGACAGGGAAATAGCCAGGTTCCAGATTATGATTTCGGATGTATCCCCGAAAAGGCAACAGACTGGAAAAGGAAACTGTAGTGTGATATAAAAAGGTAAGATCAAGATTATTGTGAAATGTAGAATCAGAAATCAGTTTTGTCATTGGCAGGAGGATTCCTGTTTAACTGCTTTAAGTATGAAAGGGAACAATCAAGATTATTGTGAAATTCGTCCAGGCATCAGGGGATGGATTTCTTGGAATGGATGGATCCGGTATTTTAAGATTGGAAGTCAAGAATGTGTTATGGGTATGTGAATAATTCTTTCAATTGTCTCCATCGAAAATGCACACTTGTATGGAGTCCATTAGTGCCATGCTGTGTTGTGGTTCTCAGAGTAGCCAAGAAGCATTGCTGATAATTGATTCCATCCAATTGGGCTATCCGCGTAATCAAAGCTGTAACTACAAAAGGTGACTTgtaaattttatgtaaatgataaatttgttCGATAGATCAGTAGATCAAAATATAGAATGATTCCATAGCCCATTCTATTTTGCCAGAAAGTGGCTTTAGTTATTCATCGTCAATATTATAAACgtcaattttaaaagaattaactAGTTTTCCGGACAGTGGTCTTAAAGTACCCTGGCGGGTGCTTTCCGAAGGAGAATTGCATCGCTAATACGTGTAATAGGTCGTAATTTGGAAACAAGAGGCCAAAAAAACACGAGCGGAAGAAACCACCACTGAAAATCTTTCTCGAA encodes:
- the LOC102621189 gene encoding protein SPA1-RELATED 2; the protein is MDDMDEGVGEVAPVNAAEGAPLQNKEIEYSLRPESCNNVLESGEMAIPEGTSSDGSFQILADMLEGKSVNRIVSPMDASENPCPHSDSDAGIMVEELTVRKSNSSNLAIVGTSNHRERISTRHDRWQHLYQLGSGSGSGSSRGDRGHGRTMLGAWEDVGDTSLHDFITQKPLNDEHNTILEQSANTENDGLSGNMLSHGSIRTKMLSKSGFSEFFVKTTLKGKGIVCRGPPLNAFKERRGMIDTKAFVTTTMPSDAALKAAGAMMVASNASPKPVGVGTAVVSNGSLDLGARTGVPASCWIGGLRQGSSDHGVNLREWLNARGHKGKRIECLYIFRQIVALVDYHHTQGVTFLELKPSSFKLLQSNQVKYIGPIIQKETLESASLDIPHSENYRLRRRSAEEEMFTTGIASAKKQKFNHNMNFSRWWSLFPSKYGNKIETANESDINEVSIPHSHNDTNEHHTNAGFGTYSKSSSPLVSNTAQQQSTSVSEQLEEKWYASPEELSGGVCTTSSNIYSLGVLFFELFGRFDSERALAAAMSDLRDRILPPSFLSENPKEAGFCLWQLHPEPLSRPTTREILQSEVTNEFQEVCAEELLSSIDQDDSESELLLHFLISLEEEKQNQASKLVGEIRSLEADIKEVERRHYLKKPLVDPSLQNESAPSRENRYFNEQLSSSEAQLSPISDANEMRLMRNLNQLERAYFSMRSQIQLSDSDSTTRADNDLLRDRENLFLAQQDQEIQNPTDRLGAFFDGLCKYARYSKFEVQGMLRTGEFNNSANVICSISFDRDEDHFAAAGVSKKIKIFEFNALFNDSVDVYYPAVEMSNRSKLSCVCWNNYIKNYLASADYDGVVKLWDACTGQTVSHYIEHEKRAWSVDFSQVHPTKLASGSDDCSVKLWNINEKNSLATIKNIANVCCVQFSAHSSHLLAFGSADYRTYCYDLRNARAPWCVLAGHEKAVSYVKFLDSGTLVTASTDNKLKLWDLKRTSHTGPSTNACSLTFSGHTNEKNFVGLSTADGYIACGSESNEVYAYHRSLPMPITSYKFGSIDPISGKETDDDNGLFVSSVCWRRRSDMVVAANSSGCIKVLQMV